The DNA sequence TTATTCTTTTTTTTGATTCATTAAATAATGAAATGTAGAAAAAATCAGATTTAGCATGTACCATAGGTATCAAAAATCCTTTTTTTATAAAATTATAACCCATGACCATTATTGTCAACGTATCTACAGATAACAAGGGAATATTTAAAGCAGAACACAAACCTCTAGCCGCCGATGCCCCTATTCTCAAAGAAGTATAGGATCCTGGTCCTTTGTTAACACAAACAGATTTTAAATCTTTAAGATGAATTCCGGAAATATTTATAACATATTGTATAAACGCATGCAATTTTTCGGAATGAAAATAATCTTCTGAAGATTCTTCTACAGAAGTTAAACATATTCCATTTTTAGCAATACTAACTGAACAATTTTTAGTAGAAGTTTCTAAATTTAGGATTAAAGACATATTAAAAAATTTTATTTAAATAATGTATTCATATCAATCAAATGATAAAATAGAAAAAATAATTAGATATATTGTTTCTTGGTTGAAAAAATATATTCGAAGATCTCAATCTAATGGTTTTATCATTGGAATATCTGGAGGAATTGATTCTTCAGTCACTTCTTTCTTAGTAGCTATGACAAAATATCCCACTATTATATTAGAAATGCCCATTATAGAAAAAAAAAAAAATTTTTTACCTATAAAACATGCAAACTTTTTGAAAAAAAAATTTTCGAACGTCCATTATTTTGAAAATGATTTGTCTATTTTATTCAAAACTTTTTGTAATACAACAAATGATATTCAAAAAAAATCGAATCTTCCTTTAGCATTAGCTAATGTAAAATCCCGTATTCGTATGTTAACTTTATATTATTATGCTAATATCAAAAATTATCTTGTTGTTGGAACTGGAAATAAAGTGGAAGATTTTGGAGTCGGTTTTTTTACAAAATATGGAGATGGAGCTGTAGATTTACACCCTATAGCCGATTTGACTAAAAGCGAAGTCCGTATTTTGGCTAAAAAATTAAATATTATTGATGAAATTCAAAAGGCAAAACCAACGGATGGACTTTGGGAAGATCAAAGATCAGATGAAGAGCAATTAGGAATAACTTATGAAGAATTAGAATGGGCAATGAATTTTGTGGAGAAAAAAAAATATGCTTTTTCTGAAATAGAATATAAAATTTTAAATAAATATAAAAAATTACATAAAAAAAATAGACATAAAATGATTCCTATTCCTATATGTAAAATACCTGATAGTATAAAAAAAAATTAAAAATACTATTATTAAAATATTAAATAATAAATCATAACAAAATCGTTTTTGTAACTTTGTTTTTCATGTATTAAGTTCATTTTATGATGGAAGGAAAACATAATAAAATTTTAAAAAAAAAAGAATTAAATCAAAAATATAATTCTATTTTAAATCATTCAACTAACAATCCAAAACTTATTTTACATAATAATATTTTTTTTATTTATGAGTGAGGAAAAGAAAATTGAAAAAATAGAAAAACATTTTTTTCATATTATGGAAATTTTAGGTTTAGATATGAATGATGATAGTTTACGAAAAACACCAAAACGAGTTGCAAAAATGTTTATACGAGAAATATTTAGCGGACTGGATCCAAAAAATACACCTAATTTTTCCATTTTTGAAAATAAATATAAATACAACCAAATGTTAATAGAAAAAAATATAACAGTTTATTCTACTTGTGAACATCATTTTCTTCCCATTATAGGAAAAGCACATGTAGGTTATATTTCTAATGGAAAAGTTGCTGGGCTTTCTAAAATTAATAGAATTGTAAATTTTTATGCAAAAAGACCACAAGTTCAAGAACGTTTAACTATACAAATTGTTCAATCTTTAAAAAAGATGTTAGAAACAAAGGATGTTGCTTGCATTATAGAAGCA is a window from the Blattabacterium cuenoti STAT genome containing:
- the tsaB gene encoding tRNA (adenosine(37)-N6)-threonylcarbamoyltransferase complex dimerization subunit type 1 TsaB — its product is MSLILNLETSTKNCSVSIAKNGICLTSVEESSEDYFHSEKLHAFIQYVINISGIHLKDLKSVCVNKGPGSYTSLRIGASAARGLCSALNIPLLSVDTLTIMVMGYNFIKKGFLIPMVHAKSDFFYISLFNESKKRINPIKIKKLDDDFFKSISKKYKKVHFIGNTFSLKKKFFSTKKNNFFYKNPSAMDMSLISYKKFCKKSFSNMEKFIPFYL
- the nadE gene encoding NAD(+) synthase; the encoded protein is MYSYQSNDKIEKIIRYIVSWLKKYIRRSQSNGFIIGISGGIDSSVTSFLVAMTKYPTIILEMPIIEKKKNFLPIKHANFLKKKFSNVHYFENDLSILFKTFCNTTNDIQKKSNLPLALANVKSRIRMLTLYYYANIKNYLVVGTGNKVEDFGVGFFTKYGDGAVDLHPIADLTKSEVRILAKKLNIIDEIQKAKPTDGLWEDQRSDEEQLGITYEELEWAMNFVEKKKYAFSEIEYKILNKYKKLHKKNRHKMIPIPICKIPDSIKKN
- the folE gene encoding GTP cyclohydrolase I FolE; this translates as MSEEKKIEKIEKHFFHIMEILGLDMNDDSLRKTPKRVAKMFIREIFSGLDPKNTPNFSIFENKYKYNQMLIEKNITVYSTCEHHFLPIIGKAHVGYISNGKVAGLSKINRIVNFYAKRPQVQERLTIQIVQSLKKMLETKDVACIIEAKHLCVNSRGIRDTDSSTITTELIGAFKKDSEIRKEFLHHIGIS